One stretch of Eggerthella lenta DSM 2243 DNA includes these proteins:
- a CDS encoding molybdopterin-containing oxidoreductase family protein → MGELLMTRRAFAKVMAVTAAAAGFTGAQSALADTEPAASSGEVKRIRSACRGCGKMECGVWVTVQDGRVVKTEGDESAFQSAGNHCAKGQASLQAAYHPDRLMYPLKRTNPKGQEPGWVRISWDEAYRSTVEAIHKNQEKYGNETCFFMGGTSRIWAMGPYGALKQCFGSPNGIQANEICKGPRFYATKLNDSNAYSWMEVVGRPRVYVQWGGASELSNYDDSCRTTVDVATRADKHILVDPRQTNLGKEADIWVNLRPGTDGAVANCWANVIIENELYDDLYVRKWMNAPMLVVEDESFEPTPSSSSAQTAKVRTRLLKESDLVEGGADTRFMVLNEITNELSWYDAGGDNPGWEGEDWVPATEGKEAHQPGLDLTGQTQGFVLDYVPFPDGLLPALHTPEGGFEVELKDGSSVHVRTVWERYIEFLEDYTPEKVSEISGVDVEVLKEAAITYATRVDPSTGYGNGGIQYMLALEHACNSTQNNRACDLLAGITGNMDTPGGMRGSTPGWPVYDLGMCVPDSGKTTEYTIEKILGKERFPMIGSDCNPSWADATSVYDAIESGEPYNVTCGIGQTGDFMNQSNSLFAAEQLQKLDFWCSIDLWHTPCVDMMADIAMPAAHWLELDCIRKSQGSSGAFGATVKAVEPPGEAKNDLEIVVGLYKAAGVPYFDEEYHGAAWLEGDEAVDACNNVALKSFRIPDWNDYKKEFQEKGWFDSKVEKPDDWGVYRRYQTGNGHINGGFPPNPNQHQGWNTTTHKQEIWSTVLESWLPGEGEEFPKFVEAPHGPVADPDLFTDDNSFLMTTGRRQGTYFHSEHRQLPWCRELWPVPRLEMNPVDAERLGLEQGDWVWIETDQHKIREVVDLYYGIAPGVVNAEHQWWYPELNQPDHGFKLSGVNCLIDRHAQDRIIGSSNLRAYGVKVYKATPENSPFGNPVPCGDDGTPIIHTCDDPRLKEWQPLYEGRE, encoded by the coding sequence ATGGGCGAACTGCTCATGACCCGACGTGCGTTTGCGAAGGTGATGGCCGTGACGGCTGCGGCCGCCGGTTTCACGGGGGCTCAGTCGGCGTTGGCGGATACCGAGCCGGCTGCCTCGTCGGGCGAAGTCAAGCGCATACGCTCGGCCTGTCGCGGATGCGGCAAGATGGAGTGCGGCGTTTGGGTGACCGTTCAGGATGGGCGGGTTGTCAAAACGGAGGGCGATGAAAGCGCTTTCCAGTCGGCGGGAAACCATTGCGCGAAAGGGCAGGCGTCCTTGCAGGCGGCGTATCATCCCGACCGTCTCATGTACCCGCTCAAGCGCACGAATCCCAAAGGGCAAGAGCCCGGTTGGGTGCGCATCAGCTGGGATGAGGCGTATCGATCCACCGTCGAGGCAATCCATAAGAACCAGGAAAAGTACGGCAACGAGACGTGCTTCTTCATGGGCGGCACGTCGCGTATCTGGGCCATGGGCCCTTATGGCGCGCTGAAGCAGTGCTTCGGGTCGCCGAACGGCATACAGGCCAACGAGATATGCAAAGGCCCGCGCTTCTACGCTACGAAGCTGAACGATTCGAACGCCTACAGCTGGATGGAAGTGGTGGGGCGTCCGCGCGTGTACGTGCAATGGGGCGGCGCGTCGGAGCTGTCCAATTACGACGATAGCTGTCGCACCACGGTCGACGTGGCGACGCGCGCCGACAAGCACATCCTGGTCGATCCGCGCCAGACGAACTTGGGGAAAGAGGCGGATATCTGGGTGAACCTTCGTCCCGGAACCGATGGGGCAGTGGCGAACTGCTGGGCCAACGTGATCATCGAGAACGAGCTGTACGACGATTTGTACGTACGGAAGTGGATGAACGCTCCCATGTTGGTGGTGGAAGATGAGAGCTTCGAGCCAACCCCTTCCTCGTCGAGCGCGCAGACGGCCAAGGTGCGTACGCGCCTTCTCAAAGAGTCCGACCTCGTCGAGGGCGGGGCGGATACCCGCTTCATGGTGCTCAACGAGATCACAAACGAGCTGAGCTGGTACGATGCCGGCGGCGACAACCCCGGCTGGGAGGGCGAGGACTGGGTTCCCGCAACCGAGGGCAAAGAAGCTCATCAGCCGGGATTGGATCTGACGGGTCAGACGCAGGGCTTCGTGCTTGACTACGTACCGTTTCCCGACGGGCTGCTTCCCGCGCTGCATACCCCCGAAGGCGGCTTCGAGGTGGAGTTGAAAGACGGCTCCAGCGTGCACGTGCGCACGGTGTGGGAGCGCTATATCGAGTTCTTGGAAGACTACACTCCCGAAAAGGTGTCGGAGATATCGGGCGTTGACGTCGAAGTGCTAAAAGAGGCGGCCATCACGTACGCAACGCGCGTCGACCCTTCGACCGGGTACGGCAATGGCGGAATCCAGTACATGCTGGCGTTGGAACACGCGTGCAATTCGACGCAGAACAACCGTGCCTGCGACCTGCTGGCGGGCATAACGGGCAACATGGACACTCCGGGCGGCATGCGCGGCTCGACTCCCGGTTGGCCCGTCTACGACCTCGGCATGTGCGTGCCCGACTCCGGCAAAACCACCGAGTACACCATCGAGAAGATTTTGGGCAAAGAGCGTTTTCCGATGATCGGCTCGGACTGCAACCCCAGCTGGGCGGATGCGACGTCGGTGTACGACGCTATCGAGAGCGGCGAGCCTTATAACGTGACGTGCGGCATCGGGCAAACGGGCGACTTCATGAACCAGTCGAACTCCCTCTTTGCCGCGGAGCAGCTTCAGAAGCTCGACTTCTGGTGCTCGATCGATCTGTGGCACACCCCGTGCGTGGATATGATGGCCGATATCGCAATGCCCGCCGCTCATTGGCTGGAGCTCGATTGCATTCGCAAAAGCCAGGGCTCGTCGGGTGCGTTCGGCGCTACGGTGAAAGCGGTGGAGCCTCCCGGAGAAGCGAAGAACGATCTGGAGATCGTGGTTGGCCTGTATAAGGCCGCCGGGGTCCCGTACTTCGACGAGGAGTATCACGGTGCGGCGTGGCTCGAGGGGGATGAAGCCGTGGACGCGTGCAACAACGTTGCGCTCAAAAGCTTCCGCATTCCCGATTGGAATGACTACAAGAAGGAATTCCAAGAGAAGGGCTGGTTCGATTCCAAGGTGGAGAAGCCCGACGATTGGGGCGTCTACCGGCGCTATCAAACCGGAAACGGCCACATCAACGGAGGGTTCCCGCCCAATCCGAACCAGCATCAAGGCTGGAACACGACCACGCACAAGCAGGAGATCTGGTCGACGGTGCTGGAATCATGGTTGCCCGGCGAGGGCGAGGAGTTCCCGAAATTCGTGGAGGCTCCGCATGGCCCCGTCGCCGACCCCGATTTGTTCACGGACGACAACTCGTTCTTGATGACCACCGGGCGTCGTCAAGGAACCTACTTCCATTCCGAGCACCGGCAGCTGCCATGGTGCCGCGAGCTGTGGCCCGTTCCTCGGCTTGAGATGAATCCCGTTGACGCCGAGCGACTTGGTCTCGAGCAGGGGGATTGGGTATGGATCGAAACCGATCAGCACAAGATTCGCGAAGTGGTCGATCTGTACTACGGCATCGCCCCGGGTGTGGTGAACGCCGAGCACCAATGGTGGTACCCCGAGCTCAATCAGCCCGATCACGGGTTCAAATTGTCCGGCGTGAACTGTTTGATCGATCGCCATGCCCAAGATCGCATCATCGGGTCGTCGAACCTGCGTGCTTACGGTGTGAAGGTGTACAAGGCCACGCCCGAGAATTCGCCGTTCGGCAACCCCGTGCCGTGCGGAGACGACGGGACGCCCATCATCCACACCTGCGACGATCCGCGCCTGAAGGAATGGCAACCGTTGTACGAGGGGAGGGAGTGA
- a CDS encoding 4Fe-4S dicluster domain-containing protein translates to MARYAILTDLNKCVGCLACSIACKVVNSVPVGSYWNKVLRIGPNPRTKGGQWPDVYTYFLTVQCQHCENPECVKVCPTGASHKLEDGTVQIDKSKCIGCQFCAMSCPYSVRYLNEEEGVVEKCTLCEQKIAQGELPQCVSECGGRARFFGDLDQGLESFEAPGCDLQDPSYDAQAKARMKWGDLIGDSCDYPVKPYDENEVYHLPDVGNAPSFVYILRNEKWQGGGE, encoded by the coding sequence ATGGCTCGTTATGCGATTCTGACCGATCTCAACAAATGCGTCGGCTGCCTTGCGTGCTCGATAGCGTGCAAGGTGGTGAACAGCGTGCCGGTGGGGTCGTATTGGAACAAGGTCTTGCGCATCGGACCGAACCCGCGCACCAAGGGCGGCCAATGGCCCGACGTGTACACCTATTTCCTCACCGTGCAGTGCCAACACTGCGAGAATCCCGAGTGCGTGAAGGTGTGCCCGACCGGCGCCTCTCACAAGCTGGAGGACGGCACCGTGCAGATCGACAAGTCGAAGTGCATCGGCTGCCAGTTCTGCGCGATGTCGTGCCCGTACAGCGTTCGCTACTTGAACGAGGAGGAGGGCGTCGTGGAGAAGTGCACGCTGTGCGAGCAGAAGATCGCCCAGGGCGAGCTGCCGCAATGCGTGAGCGAATGCGGCGGTCGCGCTCGGTTCTTCGGCGATTTGGACCAGGGGCTCGAGAGCTTTGAGGCGCCGGGGTGCGATCTGCAGGACCCGTCGTACGATGCGCAGGCGAAGGCCAGGATGAAGTGGGGCGATTTGATAGGCGACTCATGCGACTATCCGGTGAAGCCTTACGACGAGAACGAAGTGTACCACCTTCCCGACGTGGGCAACGCCCCCAGCTTCGTCTACATCCTGCGAAACGAGAAGTGGCAAGGAGGCGGTGAATGA
- a CDS encoding dimethyl sulfoxide reductase anchor subunit family protein, whose product MELQWPLILFTTLVAWSAGLFGTQALMAVFGVGKKAQVPAWVASAVLLAAGGIAVFFHLEHWERIFNGFGHLTSGITQELIAIVVLAVVAVAYLVLMRKSDDGASVPKWLAWVAVALSVVLVAVMAHSYTMAARPAWDSVLWILYVLGNACVLGPATFLLVLAAGGPGDQPADRAADAGAPAGRTALAGAALNALAALAFAIFLQLSAGSFADVGLYFDPTHPTKAMADAAATVASQAPLLWLGAVAVGAFVPLAAAFMGRRTGSWKLWAPAAIIAALVGAVCMRVAFYNLGLSVFMFY is encoded by the coding sequence ATGGAACTCCAATGGCCTTTGATTTTGTTCACCACGCTGGTGGCGTGGAGCGCGGGGCTGTTCGGGACGCAGGCTCTGATGGCGGTGTTCGGCGTCGGGAAGAAGGCGCAGGTCCCGGCTTGGGTTGCGTCGGCGGTGCTGCTCGCGGCCGGCGGGATCGCGGTGTTCTTCCACCTGGAGCACTGGGAGCGGATCTTCAACGGGTTCGGGCACCTGACGAGCGGGATCACGCAGGAATTGATCGCGATCGTGGTGCTGGCGGTCGTCGCGGTCGCGTATCTCGTGCTCATGCGCAAGTCCGACGACGGCGCGAGCGTGCCGAAGTGGCTGGCCTGGGTCGCCGTCGCCTTGTCGGTGGTGCTCGTGGCCGTCATGGCGCACTCGTACACGATGGCCGCGAGGCCGGCGTGGGACTCGGTGCTCTGGATCCTCTACGTCCTCGGCAACGCCTGCGTCCTGGGCCCCGCGACTTTCCTCCTGGTCTTGGCTGCAGGGGGACCCGGGGACCAGCCCGCCGATCGCGCAGCCGACGCCGGGGCCCCCGCAGGTAGGACGGCCCTCGCCGGCGCCGCCCTCAACGCCCTCGCGGCCCTCGCCTTCGCGATCTTCCTCCAGCTCTCCGCCGGCTCCTTCGCCGACGTCGGCCTCTACTTCGACCCGACGCACCCGACGAAGGCCATGGCCGACGCCGCCGCGACGGTCGCCTCCCAGGCCCCGCTGCTATGGCTCGGCGCCGTGGCCGTCGGCGCGTTCGTGCCGCTGGCCGCCGCGTTCATGGGCAGGCGCACGGGGAGCTGGAAGCTCTGGGCCCCGGCCGCCATAATCGCCGCCCTCGTCGGCGCCGTCTGCATGCGCGTGGCCTTCTACAACCTGGGGCTCAGCGTGTTCATGTTCTACTAG